TACCCCGATGAAGAAGTCCTTGATGAGTAATGAATAAACAGACCAAATCCCACCATTGAGAAAGAGAAAAAACGTCAACATAAACGGCATGTACTCCACGCTCTTCGTCACTACCACATTTTTCTGAACATAGTAACATAGGTATACCATTAGCTAAACCATCCGTTTATGAGATATATGAAAAGACAAAATTTAATTGACCTAATAGACGAGTAATTGCAACAACTATATCGGGGAGATGTGTTCTGCAGGTACTTACCATGGCTCCTAATGGAGCACCATACATTCCTAAAGTGAATCCTGCACAAATAAATCCAACAACGGTCAGCCGTAGACTTCCATGCGTAGCAAGTAACGTAATTAGTAGTACGGCCCCGTAAAACCCAACGTTTAAAATCCCCACCAACTTCAAATGTTTAATCTGCAGTAATAACCAAAACATATATTTAGAATCTCGGCCTTTCAGAACAAAGAAAGATAATCATCAATCTAAATAAGTACAAACCTTAGAGTCTCTAGGTGCATAGATGATGAAAAGAGTGACATAGATAACTTGAAGAACAGCACCAGCACCATTAACAGTGACAATAAGCATACCATCAGGTTTAAGAAGACCGTAATATGCCCATAATGATGTACTTAACAGCGTGCAAATATACGGTATCCCTTTGAAATTCTCCGTTGCTTTCTTCTTCACTATGCCTCTAAACGTTGTTCTGTTCAATTCACATCAAGtcaaaaaatataaattaattAATTACTGCAAAATAAAACCTAAACGAAGAAAGAACAGTATTGAGTACTATTTGAAGTATTTACTTACATTGGAGACAGAAAAACCAATATAGATATTATGTTGCCAATTACACCTACAATGAAGCTTATGCTAAGAGCTGCCATTAATAAATTCTGAGTATTTCACTATTTGGGTATTAGTAGTAGTAGTATTGAAGATCATGGGGTGCATATTTATAGAGAGTAGAAAGAGACAGTGAGCTTCTTTTAGAGATCATCTTTTTCCACCGCGTATGGTATATCTCACTCTATCAGCAGAACTGGATAGGTGATTAGGTTCAGTACTTGATTAGAACGTGCCTTTCTAGACAATCTTATGTCCGGATGCATGAGTCGAAAGATGATTGGCTCGGTCAAGAAATCTGACACGCGCCGAGCATTTGGTCGAATTTGGTAACCTCTGGGGGATTAGGTAATAACTTCGGCCGTATGAACTTATTTAGAAATAGTTGGACGTCGTGAATGTTAGTATTATTTACCGACTACTGATCAAAAAATTATTTATCTACCTACTACTACTTTGGTTGGGCAGAAAAGACTAATTTATCTACCGACTCGTCGACTGCATACCAGACTTTAATAAGACCTTTTGCAGAGCAAAAGTGATGATGTCTATCTACCGACTTAACCAAATTTGATTCTACCTCCATTTCTCTTTTGACTAAGCCAAAATTGATTCTAGCTCCATTTCCTTTTTGCTGCGACCACAAAAGCTATTCGAATTTCGGGTAAGATAACAGAATCCTTTTGG
This DNA window, taken from Papaver somniferum cultivar HN1 chromosome 3, ASM357369v1, whole genome shotgun sequence, encodes the following:
- the LOC113355182 gene encoding bidirectional sugar transporter SWEET17-like — translated: MAALSISFIVGVIGNIISILVFLSPITTFRGIVKKKATENFKGIPYICTLLSTSLWAYYGLLKPDGMLIVTVNGAGAVLQVIYVTLFIIYAPRDSKIKHLKLVGILNVGFYGAVLLITLLATHGSLRLTVVGFICAGFTLGMYGAPLGAMKNVVVTKSVEYMPFMLTFFLFLNGGIWSVYSLLIKDFFIGVPNAIGFVLGSVQLIMYIIYNNKSKAKKLAMEKLKEEGSAHLVNGAVKMNKYNEEMMMKKERSLNKGWSLPTPTVLRQLSLQKIVKSLSANVDFLPLSTGDDDVENQNRNLVNNIKHLPR